The Candidatus Acidulodesulfobacterium acidiphilum genome segment CCGGAGTAAAATCAGCCTATCTTAAAGGTTCGGAATGTCATGATTCGATTTATTGCAGCGGCAGTGGCGGCTTTTATAGAAAAACCGACAATGCCGGCGGCATCGAAGGGGGAATGTCCAACGGAGAAATAATAAGCGTAACATGCGCGATGAAACCGATACCCACTTTAATGAAGCCCTATCTCGACACCGTAGATTTAAATACTTGCAAAGCAAAAAAAGCATTTCTTGAAAGGTCCGACGTATGCGCCGTTCCTGCCGCGTCGATCGTCGTCGAATCCACCCTCGCTTTTTCTATATGCTATTTTTTTCTTAAAAAATTCGGCGGCGACTGTTTTGCCGAGATTAAAAGAAACTATGACGGGTATTGCAAAAAATGAAAATAAGAACTAATATCGTGTTAATAGGTTTTATGGGAGCGGGAAAAACCGAAGTCGGTAAGATTCTAGCAAAAAATAAAGGGTTTAATTTCATAGATTTGGACTGTTTAATAGAAGCGCAAGAAGGTATGAATATAACGGAAATATTTAAACAAAAAGGCGAAAGTTATTTTAGAAACCTCGAAACCGAAATTTTAAAAAAAATAGATAAATATAAATCCGATATATATAAAATAATTGGAAAGTATAAAACAATAAACAACAAAGAAATTAAAAATGAAGTTAAAAACTGGGTAATATCAACCGGCGGCGGAATGCCTGCCTTTAACGGAAATCTTATACTTATCAAAAATATCGGAACGACGCTCTATCTGAAAGCCGATGCAAAGACTATTTACGAAAGGATAAAATCCGAAACGCACAGGCCGGTTTTAGGCGAAAAAGGTTTTACCGAAAGGTCTGTTTCCGATAAACTTAAAGAAAGAGAGAAATTTTACGGGCAGGCCGATATAACAATATATACCGAAGGGTTGACTGCACCGGCAGTAGCGGAAGAAATAGGTATTTTTATTAATTGATGAACCACTCCTGCAGAAGAAGTAAAATAAAAATTAAAGTTTTTAAATAGTCGTGACGATTAATTTACAAAGGGATAGGTTAAGCATCTAAAAGTTTAGAAGATACAAGATAAACAATTTTTAAGGAGGTGAATATTTAAGGTTTTTAATTATTTAGTCGATGTTTTTCTAAAAGCGAGGGTTATTAATCTATTCAATAAAATATGTTTTAAAAAATAAAGCAAAAGCAACTTAATTTAACAATTTCGGCATGGATGCCGGAATAATTTATCACGGAGGATAAAAAAATGTATAACGGTCTATTTATCAATTCAAACCAATCAGCCATCATTGCAACGGACAATCTTCAAAACACCAACAATTCTTTAGGACAGGCGTTAAACGAACTTTCCAGCGGCTTGCAGATAACCGGCGCTTGGGTCAATCCGGCAGGCTACGAAATAGCTCAGAGCTTAAACGCAACTACTTTAGGCATCAATCAGGCAACGTCAAACGCCAACAACGGAAACTCCTTAATTAACATCGCTTCCGGCGCTCTTTCTACCATACAGGGAATGCTTGGCACGATGCAGACGCTTGCGACCAACGCCGCAAACGGAACGAACAGTAGCGCAAACTTACAGGCGCTAAACAGCGAGTTTCAACAGCTTCAATCGGAAATTACGCAGATTGCGGGTTCTACGTCGTTTAATGGACTGCATCTTTTGAACGGTGGCGGAACCCTAACCACATTGGGTTCTACTTCTATTTCTGCATTTTCTTTCCAAATAGGTCCAAATGCCGGTACAACTAACAACCAGATTTCAGTTTCGATACAGGGTGTTGCATCTAATCTATTAGGGTTAAATAATGGAACAAGTGTTCAATCTTCTCTGTCGCAGGTAAATTTGACCAGTTCTACTAACGCATTAACGGCTCTTTCTGCGGTTCAAGCGGCGGTTAATCAGGTAGCCGGCATAAGCGGTCAGCTCGGTTCTTACCAGAACAGGGTTACTCAGATACTTGGAAACCTTCAGACTGAAGGAACGAACACTCAGGCTGCATATAACAACATTATGGACGTAAATTTTGCTCAGGAAATGTCCCAGTTTACGTTGCTTTCTACTCTGGCTCAGTCCGGCGAAGCTATGCTTTCTCAGGCTTCAATGGTTCCGCAGGGACTTTTGACCCTGTTGAAATAAAATTATATAAACTAATGGGGACAGGCTTAATGGGACGGATTTGAAATCCGTCCCATTAAGCCCCCTAATAAAAGAAGTGATATATTATGGACCAGTTATCGTTAAACGTAAATGCCGTAAATATTGCTAACGGCAATAATGCATCGGATGCGAATAATATAAATGGGTCTGCGGTAAATTCCAAAAATAATACAGCTAATAAAAATAACGACAATGTCGCAAATAATACAAATATTTCCGCAAATAAAGCCAACCCGGCAAATAACAACGCCGGGAAAGAAAAAGAATTATCAAAACAGATAGAGTCGAATCTTAACCCGTCTCCTATGCTGTCTCAGGCAATGCTTTTTAAATGGGATGCAAGCGCCGGCGGCGCCGTCATTAACGTAGTAGATTTTAAAACCGGAAAAGTTCTGGCGCAGATTCCGCCTAATTCGGTTTTAAAAATGATGGCAAATTATCAAAAAGGTTCGATTTATAATAGTAAACTGTAACATTAATTTTGTTAATTAATTTTGTAAAATATATGTAAACCAATTATCAGAGGTAATATAAAATGTCGATAACTTCAACAGGCAGTAGTCTGACGCCGAGCTCATATCCT includes the following:
- a CDS encoding chorismate synthase, translating into EAAEKNKLKGQELNRAKGSEFNSDPFAFNLIDLFDEVISRNIKNSELRMPYLEIEERTKVYIDKMKAEGDTVGGLITAQIKGVPVGLGSFTQWDEKLDAHIAMSVMSIQAIKSVEIGAGVKSAYLKGSECHDSIYCSGSGGFYRKTDNAGGIEGGMSNGEIISVTCAMKPIPTLMKPYLDTVDLNTCKAKKAFLERSDVCAVPAASIVVESTLAFSICYFFLKKFGGDCFAEIKRNYDGYCKK
- a CDS encoding shikimate kinase → MKIRTNIVLIGFMGAGKTEVGKILAKNKGFNFIDLDCLIEAQEGMNITEIFKQKGESYFRNLETEILKKIDKYKSDIYKIIGKYKTINNKEIKNEVKNWVISTGGGMPAFNGNLILIKNIGTTLYLKADAKTIYERIKSETHRPVLGEKGFTERSVSDKLKEREKFYGQADITIYTEGLTAPAVAEEIGIFIN